Proteins encoded by one window of Actinocorallia herbida:
- a CDS encoding MarR family winged helix-turn-helix transcriptional regulator, with the protein MMTGDPTPLTRLKNAPSWLINQAAAHSHRLLTEGFGAADLRSSHYRLLAGLAEHGPASQAELGRRTGIDRSDVVAALNELAGKSLIERAPDPADRRRNVITLTPEGRRRLTELDGVLARIQDDLVAPLSPAEREEFVRLLTRVNDHHAQARTPEPPRAK; encoded by the coding sequence ATGATGACGGGTGACCCGACGCCGCTCACGCGCCTCAAGAACGCGCCGAGCTGGCTGATCAACCAGGCCGCCGCGCACAGCCACCGCCTGCTGACCGAGGGGTTCGGCGCCGCCGACCTCCGGAGCTCCCACTACCGGCTGCTGGCCGGGCTCGCCGAGCACGGCCCCGCCAGCCAGGCCGAGCTGGGCCGCCGCACGGGCATCGACCGCAGCGACGTCGTCGCGGCGCTCAACGAACTCGCCGGCAAGAGCCTCATCGAGCGTGCCCCGGATCCCGCCGACCGCAGGCGGAACGTCATCACCCTCACCCCGGAAGGCCGTCGGCGCCTCACCGAACTCGACGGAGTCCTGGCCCGGATCCAGGACGACCTGGTCGCCCCGCTCTCGCCCGCCGAACGCGAAGAGTTCGTCCGTCTGCTGACCCGCGTCAACGACCACCACGCCCAGGCCCGTACCCCGGAGCCTCCCCGGGCGAAGTAG
- a CDS encoding carbohydrate ABC transporter permease, translating to MRTLRRLAGESAALVLAGVVFLIPFSFMLLTAVKDGPQSADLDFSWPTSWPIVANFREVIEARDYILLRAYVNSILVTVVAVGFIVVFAAMAGYVIQRRPGRVAAIANVLVLSGLIIPPAIVPTIWLLQGMGLFKTVPGLILVEIAFNLSFAVLLFRAFVAGIPRELDEAAMMDGCTGWKLFFKVVFPLLRPVAITVALTTSVAIFNDFVNPLYFLPGDDHPTVQTTLYSFQSQYSTQWNLLFMDIVLITIPPLLTFIFFNRKIVAGMTAGAVKG from the coding sequence ATGAGGACCCTTCGCAGGCTGGCCGGGGAGAGCGCCGCGCTCGTCCTGGCGGGCGTGGTCTTCCTGATCCCGTTCTCCTTCATGCTGCTGACGGCCGTCAAGGACGGGCCGCAGTCCGCGGACCTCGACTTCTCCTGGCCGACGAGCTGGCCGATCGTGGCGAACTTCCGCGAGGTGATCGAGGCGCGCGACTACATCCTGCTGCGCGCCTACGTGAACAGCATCCTCGTCACGGTCGTCGCGGTCGGGTTCATCGTGGTCTTCGCCGCGATGGCCGGATACGTCATCCAGCGCCGTCCTGGCCGGGTCGCCGCGATCGCCAACGTCCTGGTGCTGAGCGGGCTGATCATCCCGCCCGCGATCGTGCCGACGATCTGGCTGCTCCAGGGCATGGGGCTGTTCAAGACGGTCCCCGGGCTGATCCTCGTCGAGATCGCCTTCAACCTGTCCTTCGCGGTGCTGCTGTTCCGCGCGTTCGTCGCGGGCATCCCCCGCGAGCTGGACGAGGCGGCGATGATGGACGGCTGCACCGGCTGGAAGCTGTTCTTCAAGGTCGTCTTCCCGCTGCTGCGGCCCGTCGCGATCACCGTGGCGCTCACCACCTCGGTGGCGATCTTCAACGACTTCGTCAACCCGCTGTACTTCCTGCCCGGGGACGACCACCCGACCGTGCAGACCACGCTGTACAGCTTCCAGAGCCAGTACAGCACCCAGTGGAACCTGCTGTTCATGGACATCGTGCTCATCACGATCCCGCCGCTGCTGACCTTCATCTTCTTCAACCGCAAGATCGTCGCCGGCATGACCGCCGGCGCGGTCAAGGGCTGA
- a CDS encoding thiamine pyrophosphate-binding protein → MKVYEAIVQGLEEAGVRAAFGGAGENAAGLMLALKHSELIRPIITRHEQAASFMACGYAMYTNRLGFCFATAGPGAFNLFSGLAVAMSDSYPVLAVSGYAMRKWQGWGSLNETSGLNRTPDSQAMFAATTKRSYLLGDPAHTCDVLEEAINLAFEGRPGPVHIHVPEDLTERGVDVETRPIHVDVAPVLPDPSRVEEIAVVLAGALEQGRRVVVLAGFGAIRSGAGPEIKHLIERFQLPLLTTLDGKGIVSEGHPLAIGVFADSGHASAWKAFREADVVLCVGNALNQHATFNYRDGLFNGKVLIHVNIAEGEFRKAYPPDFALLSDARAGVAAITEALEGKVGRVPPVEVDGRDYEARHIVHLTGKIHPGELAQAIGRMLPDRAVLLADAGAHLAWLGYYVELEEGQNFRKAGSFGPMAGHVNGAIGLKVAHPDRTVVVGCGDGCYSLSGFELMTAVEHDIPVIWVIFNDGEFKLIKLYQIATYLETALVEFDNPDFAAYARACGADGHRVETLDEFEDAFGKALASGRPTVIDARITRWAVPHYSPSPEGVIPGLVETLENRLRGD, encoded by the coding sequence ATGAAGGTCTATGAGGCCATCGTCCAGGGGCTGGAGGAGGCCGGGGTCCGGGCCGCGTTCGGCGGCGCCGGGGAGAACGCCGCCGGCCTGATGCTCGCGCTGAAGCACTCCGAGCTGATCCGGCCCATCATCACCCGGCACGAGCAGGCCGCGTCGTTCATGGCCTGCGGCTACGCGATGTACACGAACCGGCTCGGCTTCTGCTTCGCCACGGCGGGGCCCGGTGCGTTCAACCTGTTCTCCGGACTCGCGGTAGCCATGTCCGACTCTTATCCGGTGCTGGCCGTCTCGGGCTACGCGATGCGGAAATGGCAGGGCTGGGGCTCGCTCAACGAGACGTCGGGGCTGAACCGGACACCGGACTCGCAGGCCATGTTCGCCGCGACGACCAAGCGGTCCTACCTGCTCGGCGACCCGGCCCACACCTGCGACGTCCTGGAGGAGGCGATCAACCTCGCCTTCGAGGGACGGCCCGGACCCGTGCACATCCATGTGCCCGAGGATCTGACCGAGCGCGGAGTCGACGTCGAGACCCGGCCGATCCACGTCGACGTCGCGCCGGTCCTGCCCGATCCGTCACGGGTCGAGGAGATCGCCGTGGTGCTCGCCGGCGCGCTCGAACAGGGACGGCGCGTGGTGGTGCTCGCCGGGTTCGGCGCGATCCGCAGCGGGGCGGGGCCGGAGATCAAGCATCTGATCGAGCGGTTCCAGCTCCCGCTGCTGACCACGCTCGACGGCAAGGGCATCGTGTCCGAGGGACATCCGCTCGCGATCGGCGTCTTCGCCGACAGCGGGCACGCCAGCGCCTGGAAGGCGTTCCGCGAGGCCGACGTGGTCCTGTGCGTCGGGAACGCGCTCAACCAGCACGCCACGTTCAACTACCGCGACGGCCTCTTCAACGGCAAGGTCCTCATCCACGTCAACATCGCCGAGGGCGAGTTCCGCAAGGCCTACCCGCCCGACTTCGCACTGCTGTCCGACGCCCGCGCCGGGGTCGCCGCGATCACCGAGGCGCTGGAGGGCAAGGTCGGCCGGGTCCCGCCCGTCGAGGTCGACGGGCGGGACTACGAGGCTCGGCACATCGTCCATCTGACCGGGAAGATCCATCCCGGGGAACTCGCCCAGGCGATCGGCCGGATGCTGCCGGACCGCGCGGTGCTCCTCGCCGACGCGGGCGCGCACCTGGCGTGGCTCGGCTACTACGTCGAGCTCGAGGAGGGCCAGAACTTCCGCAAGGCCGGGTCGTTCGGGCCGATGGCCGGGCACGTCAACGGCGCGATCGGCCTGAAGGTCGCGCACCCGGACCGGACCGTCGTCGTGGGCTGCGGCGACGGCTGCTACTCGCTCTCGGGGTTCGAGCTGATGACCGCCGTCGAACACGACATCCCCGTCATCTGGGTGATCTTCAACGACGGCGAGTTCAAACTGATCAAGCTCTACCAGATCGCCACCTACCTGGAGACCGCCCTGGTCGAGTTCGACAACCCGGACTTCGCCGCCTACGCCCGCGCCTGCGGCGCCGACGGCCACCGCGTCGAGACCCTCGACGAGTTCGAGGACGCCTTCGGCAAGGCCCTGGCCTCCGGCAGGCCCACCGTCATCGACGCCAGGATCACCCGCTGGGCCGTCCCGCACTACAGCCCGTCCCCCGAAGGCGTCATCCCCGGCCTGGTCGAGACCCTGGAGAACCGCCTGCGCGGCGACTGA
- a CDS encoding thiamine pyrophosphate-binding protein, which yields MQVYEALVKGLESAGVDTAFGGNGENIASLAVALSRSRRIRPIMTRHEQGASFMACGYAMYTDRLGVCFATVGPGAFNLFTGLAVALSDSYPVLALTGYVALDWQGRGAVNDTSGRNGTPDSQAMFAATTKRSYLLTDPADTCDVLEEAINVAFEGRPGPVHLHVPQNLAEHGVRVDYRDPVIEVKPVRPDPARVEEIADVLADALREGRRIVVLAGFGTIRAHAEAAMLRFVERFQIPLLTTLDGKGVIAETHPLAVGVFAESGHASAWKAFREADVVLAVGNSLSQHATFGLREDLFEGKKLLQVNIAASEIGRFYAPDLSLVSDARLAVEAITGALEPRVGPVAPSPVVGQDYEARHIVRLPGEIHPGLLAQTIGRMLPDRAILLADAGAHLAWLGYHVDLEAGQNFRKTGAFGPMAAHVNGAIGVKLAHPDRTVVVGCGDGCYSLAGFELMTAVENDVPVIWVIFNDDEYKLVKLYQLATYGESALVEFKNPDFAAYARVCGADGFRVETLEEFEDAFRTALGSGRPTVIDAKITRWALPRYSTSPKGMVHGIWETLEKRLRHD from the coding sequence ATGCAGGTCTACGAGGCCCTCGTCAAGGGGCTGGAGAGCGCCGGAGTGGACACCGCGTTCGGCGGCAACGGCGAGAACATCGCGAGTCTCGCGGTGGCCCTCTCCCGGTCCCGGCGGATCCGGCCCATCATGACCCGGCACGAGCAGGGCGCGTCGTTCATGGCCTGCGGCTACGCGATGTACACCGACCGGCTGGGCGTCTGCTTCGCGACGGTCGGGCCCGGGGCGTTCAACCTGTTCACCGGGCTCGCGGTCGCGCTCTCGGACTCCTACCCGGTGCTCGCCCTCACCGGCTACGTCGCCCTGGACTGGCAGGGGCGCGGCGCGGTGAACGACACCTCGGGGCGCAACGGGACGCCGGACTCGCAGGCCATGTTCGCGGCGACGACCAAGCGGTCCTACCTGCTCACCGACCCGGCGGACACCTGCGACGTCCTGGAGGAGGCCATCAACGTCGCTTTCGAGGGGCGTCCCGGACCGGTGCACCTCCACGTCCCGCAGAACCTCGCCGAGCACGGGGTGCGCGTGGACTACCGGGACCCGGTGATCGAGGTGAAGCCCGTGCGGCCCGACCCCGCACGGGTCGAGGAGATCGCGGACGTCCTCGCCGACGCGCTGCGGGAGGGCCGCCGGATCGTGGTCCTCGCCGGATTCGGCACGATCCGCGCGCACGCCGAGGCCGCGATGCTGCGCTTCGTGGAACGCTTCCAGATCCCCCTCCTGACGACCCTGGACGGCAAGGGCGTCATCGCCGAGACCCATCCGCTGGCCGTCGGCGTGTTCGCCGAGAGCGGCCACGCCAGTGCCTGGAAGGCGTTCCGGGAGGCCGACGTGGTCCTGGCCGTCGGCAACTCCCTCAGCCAGCACGCGACCTTCGGGCTGCGGGAGGACCTGTTCGAGGGCAAGAAGCTCCTCCAGGTGAACATCGCGGCGAGTGAGATCGGCAGGTTCTACGCCCCTGACCTCTCCCTCGTCTCCGACGCCCGGCTGGCCGTCGAGGCGATCACCGGCGCGCTGGAGCCGCGGGTCGGTCCGGTCGCGCCGTCACCGGTCGTCGGGCAGGACTACGAGGCGCGCCACATCGTGCGGCTGCCCGGCGAGATCCATCCCGGGCTGCTGGCCCAGACCATCGGCCGGATGCTGCCGGACCGCGCGATCCTCCTCGCCGACGCGGGCGCGCACCTCGCGTGGCTCGGCTACCACGTCGACCTGGAGGCGGGCCAGAACTTTCGCAAGACCGGCGCTTTCGGGCCGATGGCGGCGCACGTCAACGGGGCGATCGGGGTGAAGCTCGCGCATCCCGACCGGACCGTGGTCGTCGGCTGCGGCGACGGATGCTACTCGTTGGCGGGGTTCGAGCTGATGACCGCTGTCGAGAACGACGTCCCGGTCATCTGGGTGATCTTCAATGACGACGAGTACAAGCTGGTCAAGCTCTACCAGCTGGCGACCTACGGCGAATCGGCCCTCGTCGAGTTCAAGAACCCCGACTTCGCCGCCTACGCGCGCGTGTGCGGCGCGGACGGCTTCCGGGTCGAGACGCTCGAGGAGTTCGAGGACGCGTTCCGCACCGCCCTGGGCTCCGGGCGCCCCACCGTGATCGACGCCAAGATCACGCGGTGGGCGCTGCCGCGCTACAGCACCTCGCCCAAGGGCATGGTGCACGGGATCTGGGAGACGCTGGAGAAGCGCCTCCGTCATGACTGA
- a CDS encoding carbohydrate ABC transporter permease, with amino-acid sequence MVVDDRPSAGPRAKSAGPGPSRSARRRTGAAQPYSLYLPAGVVYLVIFLVPTAMAFYFSLTRWTLFESQFVGLQNYKDFFAEQSLRISLQNTLVYAVVTSLLKVVFGLLLGVMLTSRLRTTGFLRSVVFFPVLVSTVAVGITFSVLLRPDTGLVDKALALVGVSGTDWLGSAQTALLSVALVDVWKGVGLATVIYIAGILSIPQTYYEAVAVDGGGAWQRFRHVTFPLSWPATYSVVLLSLIGGLRSFDLIWTMTRGGPGFSSDVIASIIYKQYQAGFYGLSTAGNVVLFVLVTALILPLSWYLGKKEVAA; translated from the coding sequence GTGGTAGTCGACGACCGGCCGTCGGCCGGGCCCCGCGCGAAGAGCGCGGGGCCCGGCCCCTCCCGATCCGCGCGGCGGCGCACGGGAGCGGCCCAGCCCTACTCGCTGTACCTGCCCGCGGGCGTCGTCTACCTCGTGATCTTCCTGGTCCCGACCGCGATGGCGTTCTACTTCTCGCTGACCCGCTGGACGCTCTTCGAGAGCCAGTTCGTCGGGCTGCAGAACTACAAGGACTTCTTCGCGGAGCAAAGCCTGCGGATCAGTCTCCAGAACACGCTGGTCTACGCGGTCGTCACCAGCCTCCTCAAGGTCGTGTTCGGCCTCCTGCTGGGCGTCATGCTCACGAGCAGGCTGCGGACGACGGGCTTCCTGCGCTCGGTCGTGTTCTTCCCCGTCCTGGTCAGCACGGTCGCCGTCGGCATCACGTTCAGCGTCCTGCTGCGCCCGGACACCGGCCTGGTCGACAAGGCGCTCGCGCTCGTCGGCGTCTCGGGCACCGACTGGCTCGGCAGCGCGCAGACCGCGCTGCTGTCCGTCGCGCTGGTGGACGTTTGGAAGGGCGTCGGCCTGGCCACCGTCATCTACATCGCGGGCATCCTGTCGATCCCGCAGACCTACTACGAGGCCGTCGCGGTCGACGGCGGCGGCGCCTGGCAGCGGTTCCGCCACGTCACGTTCCCGCTGAGCTGGCCCGCGACCTACTCGGTCGTGCTGCTGTCGCTGATCGGCGGCCTGCGCTCGTTCGACCTGATCTGGACGATGACGCGCGGCGGCCCCGGCTTCAGCAGCGACGTCATCGCCTCGATCATCTACAAGCAGTACCAGGCGGGCTTCTACGGCCTGTCCACCGCGGGCAACGTCGTGCTGTTCGTGCTGGTGACGGCGTTGATCCTCCCGCTGTCGTGGTACCTGGGCAAGAAGGAGGTCGCCGCATGA
- a CDS encoding glycoside hydrolase family 78 protein translates to MSDPIVPTVTPVTFEHHRAPLGIGEAAPRLSWTVSGTAPGWRQRGYELEACDGVGRVAGASGLVESAASVLVDWPFAALASRERRGVRVRAHGTDGSATPWSEYAFVEAGLLEPVEWRARAAAPPRELLGRNDGPALLLRREFGVTGEVVSARLYVTAHGTFDLEINGRPVGDEVLAPGWTSYSHRLRYRTHDVTALLARGDNAIGAMLADGWYRGRIGFEGGKTDLYGDRTALIAQLEVHYADGTSDRITTDGLWRCAAGPVLAASQYEGEEYDARLLPEGWSAPGFDDTGWQAADALDHDPSLLVAPTGPPVRRVETLLPQAVLTGPSGETILDFGQNLSGRLRIRVQGPAGHTVTLRHAEVLEKDGSLSLRPLRSAYSVDTYTLRGGGVEEWEPRFTLHGFRYAEIIDWPGDLAANAVEAVVCHTDLRRTGWFTSSDPLLNRLHENVVWSMRGNFVDLPTDCPQRDERLGWTGDIQVFAPTAAFLYDCTGPLASWLADLAAEQAELGTVPHYVPWIDLLFPTSPAAAWGDAAVLVPWTLYQRSGDAGLLAAQYPSMKAWVDQVASRADADRLWREEFQFGDWLDPTAPSDRPEKARTDQVLVASAYHAWSTRVLAETASLLGYDQDAVRYGTLADEIRAAFRAEFVTPTGRLAADTQTGYALALHTGMFEAGEERARAGRRLAELVAYEGHLISTGFVGTPLICDALASTGSVDDAYRLLLQRDCPSWLYPVTMGATTIWERWDSMLPDGSVNPGDMTSFNHYALGAVADFLHRTVAGLAPAAPGYRRLRIAPRPGGGLTHASAEHDTPYGRAAVGWTIEGETLTVTATVPPGTSAEIDLPGRAPFEVPPGTHTHTAQIPLAESLPV, encoded by the coding sequence GTGTCCGACCCCATCGTCCCGACCGTCACGCCCGTGACGTTCGAGCACCACCGCGCACCCCTCGGCATCGGCGAAGCCGCGCCGCGCCTCTCCTGGACCGTGTCGGGCACCGCGCCCGGCTGGCGGCAGCGGGGCTACGAACTCGAAGCCTGCGACGGCGTCGGCCGGGTGGCCGGCGCCTCCGGGCTCGTGGAGTCCGCCGCGTCGGTCCTGGTGGACTGGCCCTTCGCCGCCCTCGCGTCGAGAGAGCGGCGCGGCGTCCGCGTCCGGGCGCACGGGACCGACGGGTCGGCGACCCCGTGGAGCGAGTACGCGTTCGTCGAGGCCGGGCTGCTCGAGCCGGTGGAGTGGCGGGCCCGTGCCGCCGCGCCGCCGCGCGAGCTGCTCGGCCGGAACGACGGCCCCGCGCTGCTGCTGCGCCGGGAGTTCGGCGTCACGGGCGAGGTCGTGTCCGCGCGTCTGTACGTCACCGCGCACGGCACGTTCGACCTGGAGATCAACGGGCGGCCCGTGGGCGACGAGGTGCTCGCGCCGGGCTGGACCAGCTACTCCCACCGGCTGCGCTACCGGACCCATGACGTCACCGCGTTGCTGGCGCGGGGGGACAACGCGATCGGCGCGATGCTCGCCGACGGGTGGTACCGGGGACGGATCGGATTCGAAGGCGGCAAGACCGATCTCTACGGCGATCGGACCGCGCTGATCGCCCAGTTGGAGGTGCATTACGCCGACGGCACCAGCGACCGGATCACCACCGACGGCCTGTGGCGCTGCGCGGCCGGGCCGGTGCTCGCCGCGAGCCAGTACGAGGGGGAGGAGTACGACGCCCGGCTCCTCCCGGAAGGCTGGTCCGCCCCCGGTTTCGACGACACCGGGTGGCAGGCCGCCGACGCGCTCGACCACGATCCCTCCCTGCTCGTCGCGCCGACCGGTCCGCCCGTCCGGCGGGTCGAGACCCTGCTTCCCCAGGCGGTGCTGACCGGGCCGTCGGGGGAGACGATCCTGGACTTCGGGCAGAACCTGTCGGGGCGTCTGCGCATCCGCGTCCAGGGTCCGGCCGGGCACACCGTGACGCTGCGGCACGCGGAGGTCCTGGAGAAGGACGGGTCGCTGTCGCTGCGCCCTCTGCGCAGCGCCTACTCGGTGGACACCTACACGCTGCGCGGCGGGGGAGTCGAGGAGTGGGAGCCGCGCTTCACCCTGCACGGCTTCCGCTACGCCGAGATCATCGACTGGCCCGGCGACCTCGCCGCGAACGCCGTCGAAGCCGTCGTCTGCCACACCGACCTGCGGCGGACCGGCTGGTTCACCTCGTCCGACCCGCTGCTGAACCGGCTGCACGAGAACGTCGTGTGGAGCATGCGCGGCAACTTCGTGGACCTGCCCACCGACTGCCCGCAGCGCGACGAGCGGCTCGGCTGGACCGGCGACATCCAGGTCTTCGCCCCGACCGCGGCGTTCCTGTACGACTGCACGGGGCCGCTCGCGTCCTGGCTGGCCGACCTCGCGGCCGAGCAGGCGGAACTGGGCACGGTCCCGCACTATGTGCCATGGATCGACCTCCTCTTCCCGACTTCGCCCGCCGCCGCGTGGGGCGACGCCGCGGTCCTCGTCCCGTGGACGCTGTACCAGCGGTCGGGCGACGCCGGGCTGCTCGCGGCGCAGTACCCGAGCATGAAGGCGTGGGTCGACCAGGTCGCCTCCCGTGCCGACGCCGACCGGCTGTGGCGCGAGGAGTTCCAATTCGGCGACTGGCTCGACCCCACCGCGCCGTCCGACCGGCCGGAGAAGGCGCGCACGGACCAGGTCCTCGTCGCGTCGGCCTACCACGCGTGGAGCACACGGGTCCTCGCGGAGACCGCCTCGCTGCTCGGGTACGACCAGGACGCCGTCCGCTACGGCACCCTGGCCGACGAGATCCGCGCGGCCTTCCGCGCCGAGTTCGTCACCCCGACCGGCAGGCTCGCCGCCGACACCCAGACGGGATACGCGCTCGCGCTGCACACGGGGATGTTCGAGGCGGGCGAGGAGCGCGCGCGGGCGGGCCGCCGCCTCGCCGAACTCGTCGCCTACGAGGGCCATCTCATCTCGACCGGCTTCGTCGGCACCCCGCTCATCTGCGACGCGCTCGCCTCCACGGGCTCGGTCGACGACGCCTACCGGCTGCTCCTCCAGCGGGACTGCCCGTCCTGGCTCTACCCGGTGACGATGGGCGCCACCACGATCTGGGAACGCTGGGACAGCATGCTCCCGGACGGCTCGGTCAACCCCGGCGACATGACGTCCTTCAACCACTACGCCCTCGGCGCCGTCGCGGACTTCCTTCACCGGACGGTCGCGGGCCTCGCCCCGGCCGCCCCCGGCTACCGCCGCCTCCGGATAGCCCCGCGTCCGGGCGGCGGCCTCACCCACGCGTCCGCCGAGCACGACACCCCCTACGGCAGGGCCGCGGTCGGCTGGACGATCGAAGGCGAGACCCTGACGGTCACCGCGACCGTCCCGCCCGGCACCTCCGCCGAGATCGACCTCCCCGGCCGCGCCCCCTTCGAGGTCCCCCCCGGCACCCACACCCACACGGCGCAGATCCCGCTCGCCGAGTCACTCCCCGTCTGA
- a CDS encoding epoxide hydrolase family protein — MIEPFRIAVPQADLDDLADRLSRTRWPNEVADAGWDYGFPLARLKELAEYWRTGYDWRAHEAELNELPHFTTEIEGQHIHFVHVRSANPDALALILTHGWPGSFLEFLDVIEPLSRDFHLVIPSIPGYGFSGPTHEGGWDVVRIARAWAELMRRLGYPRYGAQGGDFGAGISTALGAVAPERVVGVHVNYLPTRPDPDAGLVFSATDEARLDKIRHLMANRPPFQALQALTPQTIGYALTDSPVGQLAWIAERFAHWTDPGSRISDDRMLTDISLYWLTATAASSARLHHDTPRRIDPCPVPLGVAVFAHDITQSVRPLAERLYPITHWSEFDRGGHFAAMEVPDLLATDIRTFFLPLGPSASL, encoded by the coding sequence ATGATCGAGCCGTTCCGCATCGCCGTCCCCCAGGCCGACCTCGACGACCTCGCCGACCGCCTCTCCCGCACCCGCTGGCCCAACGAGGTCGCCGACGCCGGGTGGGACTACGGCTTCCCGCTCGCCCGGCTCAAGGAACTCGCCGAATACTGGCGCACCGGCTACGACTGGCGCGCGCACGAGGCCGAGCTCAACGAGCTGCCGCACTTCACCACCGAGATCGAGGGGCAGCACATCCACTTCGTGCACGTCCGGTCCGCGAACCCGGACGCGCTCGCGCTGATCCTCACCCACGGCTGGCCCGGCTCGTTCCTCGAGTTCCTCGACGTGATCGAGCCGCTGTCCCGCGACTTCCACCTGGTGATCCCGTCGATCCCGGGCTACGGCTTCTCCGGGCCGACCCACGAGGGAGGCTGGGACGTCGTCCGGATCGCACGCGCATGGGCCGAGCTCATGCGCCGGCTGGGCTACCCCCGCTACGGCGCGCAGGGCGGAGACTTCGGCGCGGGCATCTCCACGGCCCTCGGCGCGGTGGCTCCCGAGCGGGTCGTCGGCGTGCACGTCAACTACCTGCCGACCCGCCCCGACCCGGACGCCGGCCTCGTGTTCTCCGCGACCGACGAAGCCCGGCTGGACAAGATCCGGCACCTGATGGCGAACCGCCCTCCCTTCCAGGCCCTCCAGGCCCTCACCCCCCAGACCATCGGCTATGCCCTGACCGACTCCCCCGTCGGCCAGCTCGCCTGGATCGCCGAGCGCTTCGCCCACTGGACCGACCCCGGCTCCCGGATCAGCGACGACCGCATGCTCACCGACATCTCCCTCTACTGGCTCACCGCCACCGCCGCCTCCTCGGCCCGCCTCCACCACGACACCCCGCGCCGCATCGACCCCTGCCCCGTCCCCCTGGGCGTCGCCGTCTTCGCCCACGACATCACCCAGTCCGTCCGCCCCCTCGCCGAACGCCTCTACCCCATCACCCACTGGTCCGAATTCGACCGCGGCGGCCACTTCGCCGCCATGGAGGTCCCCGACCTCCTCGCCACCGACATCCGTACCTTCTTCCTCCCCCTGGGACCATCAGCCTCCCTTTGA